One segment of Triticum aestivum cultivar Chinese Spring chromosome 2A, IWGSC CS RefSeq v2.1, whole genome shotgun sequence DNA contains the following:
- the LOC123185784 gene encoding COBRA-like protein 7 codes for MAMEQFVLFIFMCCLSSRFADAYDPVDPNGNITINWDFPSIEPNVYAVKVSIHNYQLYRHIERPGWRLSWVWAGHEFISTVIGAETTEQGNCTGRHGANGAPPHCCEKQPVMMDLLPGAPYNRQSANCCRGGVLSSVTQNNRTATSQFEMYITNFALDEHGDPKMPTTFSIGVPGYTCSNATNVPATRSKVDEQRHVQVLRTWQIICSYSQFRDAPSPSCCVSLTTFYNSTIVGCPRDSCGGANSPSAHQCLSGGEQSKVLAALPDADGAPPVPVIRCTEHMCPIRVHWHVKQSYRGYWRVKVAVTNYDVVSNYTDWNLVVQHPNLRSLTQLFSFNYQPLIQYGTINDTGMFWGIKNYNEMLLGDGNVQTEMILEKDPSDFTFSGGWAFPRRVYFNGHECVMPPPDQYPSLPNAAWDVRVSAVQRWLVAGSCLLSLSMLFLV; via the exons ATGGCGATGGAGCAGTTCGTCCTGTTCATCTTCATGTGTTGTCTGTCCTCCCGCTTCGCTG ATGCGTATGATCCGGTGGATCCAAACGGGAACATCACCATCAACTGGGATTTTCCGTCCATCGAGCCCAATGTGTACGCG GTCAAGGTGAGCATCCACAATTACCAGCTGTACCGCCACATCGAGCGCCCGGGGTGGCGGCTGAGCTGGGTGTGGGCCGGCCACGAGTTCATCTCGACCGTGATCGGCGCGGAGACGACGGAGCAGGGCAACTGCACCGGCCGCCACGGCGCCAACGGCGCCCCTCCGCATTGCTGCGAGAAGCAACCGGTCATGATGGACCTGCTGCCGGGCGCGCCGTACAACAGGCAGTCCGCCAACTGCTGCCGCGGCGGCGTGCTGTCGTCCGTCACGCAGAACAACAGGACGGCCACCTCGCAGTTCGAGATGTATATCACCAATTTCGCCCTCGACGAGCACGGCGACCCCAAGATGCCGACCACCTTCAGCATCGGCGTGCCGGGCTACACCTGCAGCAACGCCACCAACGTGCCGGCGACGAGGTCCAAGGTCGACGAGCAGCGGCACGTACAAGTTCTGC GGACATGGCAGATCATCTGCTCGTACTCGCAGTTCAGGGACGCACCGTCGCCGTCCTGCTGCGTCTCCCTCACGACCTTCTACAACAGCACGATCGTAGGGTGCCCGCGGGACAGCTGTGGCGGTGCAAACTCTCCCTCGGCGCATCAGTGCCTCAG CGGCGGCGAGCAGTCCAAGGTCCTGGCGGCGCTGCCTGACGCCGACGGCGCTCCGCCCGTGCCAGTCATCCGGTGCACGGAGCACATGTGCCCGATCCGGGTGCACTGGCACGTGAAGCAGAGCTACCGGGGGTACTGGAGGGTGAAGGTGGCGGTGACGAACTACGACGTCGTCAGCAACTACACCGACTGGAACCTGGTGGTGCAGCACCCCAACCTCCGGAGCCTGACGCAACTTTTCAGCTTCAACTACCAGCCCCTCATCCAGTACGGCACGATCA ATGACACGGGGATGTTCTGGGGAATCAAGAACTACAACGAGATGCTGCTGGGTGACGGGAACGTGCAGACCGAGATGATACTGGAGAAAGACCCGAGCGACTTCACCTTCTCGGGGGGCTGGGCGTTCCCGAGGAGGGTCTACTTCAATGGACACGAGTGCGTCATGCCGCCGCCGGATCAGTACCCTTCGCTGCCCAATGCGGCCTGGGACGTGCGTGTCTCGGCGGTGCAGCGGTGGCTGGTCGCCGGCTCTTGTCTGCTCTCGTTGTCTATGTTGTTTCTCGTGTAA